The Schistocerca americana isolate TAMUIC-IGC-003095 chromosome 5, iqSchAmer2.1, whole genome shotgun sequence genome includes a window with the following:
- the LOC124615723 gene encoding GSK-3-binding protein FRAT2-like, translated as MPSKEEMCILSGNNGSTTQDFMARDMEELVSEIKENLRLSGLKTRSSFSLHKSRASPYRIPSRSWSDSTCDGCLKSGNSCSGHTCLTVNRKSSKSTDASTDDPYEMLQELLRDGSLIKEAVRRLQKGLSPKQRYFYDSDEDVCSPLRMCHLEI; from the coding sequence ATGCCAAGTAAAGAAGAGATGTGTATTCTGTCTGGCAATAACGGTTCCACAACGCAAGATTTCATGGCACGAGATATGGAAGAGCTCGTGtcagaaatcaaggaaaaccttcgCCTTTCTGGTTTAAAGACGAGGTCGTCATTTTCGCTTCACAAGTCTCGAGCATCACCATACAGGATACCGAGCAGAAGTTGGAGCGATTCAACTTGTGATGGCTGCTTAAAATCTGGCAACAGCTGTAGTGGTCATACGTGCCTCACTGTCAACAGGAAGTCCTCGAAATCGACGGATGCTTCAACTGACGATCCGTATGAAATGCTGCAGGAGCTTCTGCGTGATGGAAGTCTTATCAAGGAAGCAGTTCGGCGGTTGCAGAAGGGACTGTCTCCAAAGCAGAGGTACTTCTACGACTCCGACGAGGATGTCTGCAGTCCGCTTCGAATGTGCCATCTGGAGATTTGA